The Benincasa hispida cultivar B227 chromosome 9, ASM972705v1, whole genome shotgun sequence genome has a segment encoding these proteins:
- the LOC120085883 gene encoding protein transport protein Sec61 subunit alpha-like, with translation MGGGFRVLHLVRPFLSFLPEVQSADRKIPFREKVIYTVIALFIFLVCSQLPLYGIHSTTGADPFYWMRVILASNRGTVMELGITPIVTSGMVMQLLVGSKIIEVDNNVREDRALLNGAQKLLGILIAVGEAVAYVLSGMYGSVSQLGVGNAILIIVQLCFAGIVVICLDELLQKGYGLGSGISLFIATNMCENIIWKAFSPTTINSGRGAEFEGAVIALFHLLITRTDKVRALREAFYRQNLPNVTNLLATVLIFLIVVYFQGFRVVLPVRSKNSRGQQGSYPIKLFYTSNMPIILHSALVSNLYFISQLLYRKYSGNFLVNLLGIWKESEYSNGQSVPVGGLAYYITPPSSLADMAANPFHALFYLVFMLSACALFSKTWIEVSGSSARDVAKQLKEQQMVMPGHRESNLQKELNRYIPTAAAFGGMCIGALTVLADFMGAIGSGTGILLAVTIIYQYFETFEKEKVSELGLFGF, from the exons ATGGGTGGTGGGTTTAGAGTCCTTCATCTGGTCAGGCCGTTCCTTTCGTTTCTCCCTGAGGTGCAGAGTGCAGATCGGAAAATTCCATTCAGAGAGAAGGTTATTTATACTGTCATCGCCCTCTTCATCTTCTTGGTATGCAGCCAGCTTCCTCTGTATGGGATTCACTCCACCACGGGTGCAGATCCGTTTTATTGGATGCGTGTGATCCTTGCTTCCAATCGTGGTACTGTCATGGAGCTTGGGATCACTCCCATCGTCACATCTGGGATGGTGATGCAACTCCTGGTTGGGTCCAAGATTATTGAAGTCGACAATAATGTGCGGGAGGACCGTGCTCTCTT AAACGGTGCACAGAAATTGTTGGGCATCCTGATAGCCGTTGGTGAGGCAGTTGCTTATGTTCTTTCGGGAATGTATGGTAGCGTTAGCCAACTTGGCGTGGGAAATGCTATTCTTATAATCGTTCAGTTGTGCTTTGCTGGTATTGTTGTCATATGCTTGGATGAGCTTCTCCAGAAAGGATACGGTTTAGGATCTGGAATTTCCCTCTTCATAGCAACCAACATGTG CGAGAACATTATTTGGAAGGCATTTAGTCCGACCACCATTAACAGTGGAAGAGGAGCTGAATTTGAAGGAGCTGTCATTGCATTATTCCATCTGCTGATTACCCGGACAGACAAGGTTCGTGCATTGCGGGAAGCATTCTATAGGCAGAATCTTCCTAATGTGACAAATCTGCTTGCTACAGTTTTGATCTTCTTAATTGTTGTCTATTTCCAAGGGTTCCGGGTGGTTCTGCCTGTGAGGTCAAAGAACTCCCGTGGGCAACAGGGTTCTTACCCAATTAAGCTTTTCTACACTTCCAATATGCCAATTATCCTTCACTCTGCTCTTGTTTCCAACCTTTACTTTATCTCTCAG TTACTGTATAGGAAGTACAGTGGGAACTTTCTGGTGAATCTTCTGGGTATATGGAAAGAATCTGAGTATTCAAACGGCCAATCCGTCCCTGTTGGTGGCCTTGCTTATTACATCACCCCACCATCAAG CTTAGCTGATATGGCAGCCAATCCCTTccatgctttgttctatcttgTCTTCATGCTATCGGCATGTGCACTCTTCTCAAAAACTTGGATTGAAGTTTCTGGTTCCTCTGCTAGAGATGTAGCCAAGCAGCTGAAG GAACAACAAATGGTCATGCCTGGACACCGTGAATCTAACTTACAGAAAGAGTTGAACCGTTACATACCCACAGCTGCAGCATTTGGAGGAATGTGCATTGGTGCATTGACTGTGCTGGCTGATTTCATGGGAGCAATCGGTTCTGGAACCGGAATTTTACTTGCAGTGACAATTATCTATCAGTACTTTGAGACCTTCGAGAAGGAGAAAGTCAGCGAACTGGGTCTGTTTGGTTTCTAA